The genomic segment CAGCACCGGCCCCGCTAAACTCCCCGACGCCGTTGGCAAACCATGAGGCCTCCCATGTCCCTGATCCCCGTCACCATCCTTACCGGCTTTCTTGGCTCCGGCAAAACGACCTTGCTCAAGCGCCTGCTGAGCGAAGCCCATGGCCAGAAGATCGCCGTGATCGAGAACGAATTCGGCGCCGAAAACATCGACACCGACATCCTCGTGACCGAGTCCAAAGAGCAGATCGTGCAGATGAACAATGGCTGCATCTGCTGCACCATCCGCGAAGACCTGCGCGCAACGCTGCAACTGCTGGCCAGCAAAAAGCGCCAGGGCCTGCTGGACTTCGAGCGCATCGTGATCGAGACCACCGGCCTGGCGGACCCCGGCCCGGTGGCGCAGACCTTCTTCATGGATGACGAGGTCGCCCAGAGTTGCCTGATCGACGCCATCATCACGCTGGTGGACGCCAAGCATGCCACCGGGCAACTGAACGACCGCCAGGAGGCCAGGCGCCAAGTGGGCTTTGCCGACCAGATCTTCCTGTCCAAGACCGATCTCGTGAGCGCCGAGGAAACCCGGGCGCTGATTCAGCGCCTGAAACACATGAACCCGCGCGCGCCGATACAGGCCGTGCACTTTGGCGCCGTGCCGATCGGGCAGGTGCTCGATCTGCGGGGCTTCAACCTGCATGCCAAGCTCGACATCGATCCGGACTTCCTGAGCGAACAAGACGCGCACGGGCATGGGCACGAGCATGAGCATGAGCACCACGAGCACGCGCATGGCGCGCATTGCGACCACCCCTCGCACCAGCATGGCGGCCCGGGCCACCATCACCACGATGACGATGTCAAGAGCTTCGTCTTCCGCTCGGAGCGCCCGTTCGATCCCGCCCGGCTGGAGGACTTCCTGGGCGCAATGGTCAACGTTTATGGCCCGCGCATGCTGCGCTACAAGGGCGTGCTGCAGATGAAGGGCACGGACCGCAAGGTGATCTTCCAGGGCGTGCACCAACTCATGGGCAGCGATCTGGGCCCGCAATGGGCCGACGGCGAGGCCCGCACCAGCAAGATGGTCTTCATTGGCATCGACCTGCCCCGGGACATCTTCTTGCAGGGGCTGGAACAAAGCCTTGTCTGAAGGGGCCGGCGCTGCGGCAGTCCCGGCGCGACCCGGGGCCTGTGTCGTATGCGCAACGGTTTTGTGGGTATCAGTACAGATCGATACAATCGCGGCCCGGTAAAAGCAGCGCCCCGGTAACCTTTCCCGCAAGCCATGCCATCGGCCCTTGGCCGTGGCGCAGCCGGGGGGGGGGATCGTCCGACCGCTCCTGGTTGTGGTGCAGCCAGGAGATTGACCTTCTGCCCTTGGCTGCACCACAGCCAAGGGGTTGTCCGCCCGCCCTTGGCTGTACCACAGTCGAGGGATTGCCCGTATTGCCAGGAGACCAGCCAAGTGAAAGCCGATACCAGCCCATCCAAAGGGGCCGCCAAGGCAAGCCCTGCGGCGGCGAAAAGCGCCCCGGCGGCTCCCCAAGCCGCTGCGAAGACCCCGGCCAAGGCGGCTGCAACGACACCCAAGGCCAGCGCGGCGGCCCCGGCGGTGCTGCAAGCCGGTTCGCAGGTACCCGTGCGCACGACTCGGCCTTCCGCACGACTGGCCCAATTGACCGTACCATCGATGGCGCAGACAGTGGCCTCGACTGCTGCCAAAGCCAGCTACCGTCACTCCATGCCCACCACCGCGCAAGCACAGCCCACTTACATGGCGATCAAAAAAGACCCCAAGCTGGCGCACCACTGGAAAACCAAGTCTGCCCAAGAGTTGACCGACGCCGAAGTCATGGCCATGCCCGACAGCGAGTACATGAACGACAAGCAGATGGCGTTTTTCCGCATCAAGCTCACGCAGCTCAAGCAGGACATCCACAACAGCGCCGGCGAAACCACCGAGCACCTGCGCGAAGACACCGTGGTCGTGCCCGACCCGGCCGACCGGGCCACGATAGAAGAAGAGCATGCGCTGGAGTTGCGCACCCGCGACCGGGAACGCAAACTGCTCAAGAAGATCGAGCAGTCGATCGCCCGCATCGACGCCGGAAACTACGGCTACTGCGACGAAACCGGCGAACCCATTGGTGTGGCCCGCCTGATCGCGCGCCCCACGGCCACGCTGTCACTGGAAGCACAACAACGCCGCGAGCTCAAGCAAAAGATGTTTGGCGACTGAATCTGACCCAGACCAGATGAACACAGGTTCCGAACCATGAGCAAGGAAGAATCCGCTCCTGCCGGCGGACTGCTATCGAAGGTGGTGCGGTTCGTGCGCCACCCTACGGTCGACTGGGGCGAACTCGACGCGGCGCCGGACGACAAGGAAAGCCCGTACAGCAAGCAGATGCTCAAAGAGATGATCGAGCGCAAGCGCAACAATGACTTCGTGCGGCGCCGCGAGTTCGATCAACTGCGCAAGCTGCGCCAGCGCGAACAGCATGGCCAGCGCATCGAAGACCCTGCGGCGCGGCCTTCGTTCTTTCAGAGCAGCGTGATCGCGCCCGAAGAACGCGCCGAGGAACGCGCCGACGAGCGCGCGGTCACGCTCAAGAAGATCGACGAGATCGAAGCGCAGATGTCGCAGCAGTGGTGGAAGAGCAAGCACGACCCGGAGGACGAGCCGCACTCCCCACAGGCGTACATGCCAACGGTTTCTGCCGATCTGGAGGCCCTGCGCGCCGGCGCAGCCCGCTCGTCTGCCGGCGCATCTCGTTCACCTGCCGGCGTCACCGGCGCATCCCGCCCGCCGGCCAGTGCAGCCCGCCCCCCCGCCGGCCATGCCGGCGCATCCCACCGCCCCGAGCACCATGACGGTGCGGCCTATCTCCCCACCATCCCTGCCGGCCTGATAGACCTGCCGGAGCCCAAGCCGGCGCCAGAGCCGCTGATGTTCGATGGGGAACTGGACTTTGGTGGCCCGGCCGCCGCCGCACCCCGGTCTGCGGGACGCCGGCCTGACAAGCCCTCCTTGCCCCCCCCTGCGGCAACGCCCCCCGCACCGGCACCGCCTGCGCAGGAGTTCGTGCACGACCCCGATCTGGAAGAAGCCGCGATCCGGTTTGCCAACGGCGACCACGCAGGAACGGAGACCGGCCTGCTGGAAGTGCTGGCCCAGCGCCAGCAGGATACGCCCGAGCAGCAACTGGGCATCTGGATGACGCTGTTCGACCTGTACCGCGCCATCGGACAACATGACCGCTTCGACAACTTGTCGATCGACTTTGCCGCCCGCTACAGCCGCTCGGCGCCGCTGTGGTTCTCCATGCCCGGGCAGTTGGGCCTGGTCGTCGAACAGCCCAACGCTGCGGCGGTCGTGATGCGGCACGACTTCCACTGGAACGCGCCGGCCACGCTGGCGGTGTCGAGCGTGGCGGCCCTGCATGCCTCGTTGATGCGCGCGGCTTCGCCCTGGGCCCTGTCCTGGGCGCGCCTGACGAGCATCGACGAGGCGGCCGTGCCTTTGCTGGCGGACCATCTGGGCCAGTGGGCCGACCGTGAAGGCCAGTTCGTGATTACCGGCGTGGAAAAGCTCAACGCCCTGCTCAGGGCCAAGACCCCATCGGGCGAGCGCTCGGGCAACCCCGAGTGGTGGCGCCTGCGCATGGCGGCGCTGCGGCTGATGGGACTGGCTGACGAATTCGAGCTGGTGGCGCTCGAATACTGCGTGACCTATGAAGTATCGCCCCCGTCCTGGGTGGCGCCGCGCTGCGCTTACTCCGACAACGAGGGCGTGACCTCCGGCACACCGGCGCAACCTGCGGACGGCACCCTGCAGGAGGCGCTGGACATGCAGGCCGCAGGCAGCGCTTCCCCGGCAGCGCAGGACGGCGACAACCCGCCCGTGGCCCGGCTCAGCGGTCATGTCGATGGCGACGCCACGCATCTGCTCGAGCCGATGCAGCAATTCATGCGCCCCGGCGTGCCATTCACGATCGCCTGCGACAAGCTCATTCGCATGGACTTTACGGCGGCCGGCTCAGTGCTCAACTGGGCGGCCGAGCAGCAGTCCGGCGGCCATGTGGTTCAGTTCCGCGACCTGCAGCGGCTGGTGGCGATTTTCTTCAACGTGATCGGCATCGACGCGCATGCCTGGGTGATACCCCGAAAAGATTGAACCGCCCGCGCCATCTGCGCGCCGGCCGGGGCTGACAGGGCATCCGTTTTCCACGACCCGGGCCACGCACGGCCAGCCAGGGACGCTGCGGGGCGGGCTTTGCCAGGCCGCTGGCGCTGCCCGGTGCCGCAGGCGATTCAGGGGGGGTGTTGCGCACCAAGGCAAAATGCGGGGCCATTCCCATTTGCCGCTGTCATGGATTCATTGCAAAACCACCCGGTGTTTCACGGCACCACCATTTTGAGCGTGCGCCGCCAGACGCCCCAGGGCGTGCAGGTGGCCATTGGCGGCGATGGCCAGGTCACGCTCGGCGCCATCGTCGTCAAGGGCACGGCCCGCAAGGTGCGCAAGCTGCACCACGGCAAGGTGCTGGCCGGTTTCGCCGGCGCCACCGCCGATGCCTTCACGCTGTTCGAGCGCTTCGAGGCCAAGCTCGACAAGCACCAGGGCCACCTGGTGCGCTCGGCCATCGAACTGACCAAGGACTGGCGCACCGACCGTGTGCTGCGCCGCCTCGAGGCCATGCTGGCCGTGGCCGATCAGGAGTCCTCGCTGATCATCACCGGCAATGGCGATGTGCTCGAACCCGAGCAGGGCATCATCGCGATTGGCTCGGGCGGCGCCTATGCGAACGCCGCCGCCAAGGCCCTGCTCAACCACACCGATCTGAGCGCGGCGGACATCGTCAAGCAGGCGCTGGAAATTGCGGGCGAACTGTGCATCTACACCAACATGCACCACACGATAGAAACGCTCTGAGTGCATTGCCGATCGGCGCCATCGGGTGCGCGCCGGGGGCCGCAAATTACTCTTTTTCTCATAGCTACAGGCGCCTGATTCGTCTGCGCCTGTGCGTTGTCCGATACCAGGAAAACCACCATGACTTCGATGACCCCCCAGGAGATCGTCTCCGAGCTCGACAAGCACATCGTCGGCCAGTCGAGCGCCAAGCGCGCCGTGGCGATTGCGCTGCGCAACCGCTGGCGCCGCCAGCAGGTGCAAGGCAGTCTGCGCCAGGAGATTACGCCCAAGAACATCCTGATGATAGGCCCCACCGGCGTGGGCAAGACCGAAATTGCCCGCCGTCTGGCCAAACTGGCCGATGCGCCCTTCATCAAGGTCGAGGCCACCAAATTCACCGAGGTGGGCTATGTGGGCAAGGATGTCGACTCCATCATCCGCGACCTGGCCGACATGGCGGTCAAGCAGACGCGCGAGTCCGAGATGAAAAAGGTGCGCGCCCGCGCCGAGGACGCCGCCGAGGATCGCATCCTGGATGTGCTGATCCCGCCGCCCCGGGGTGCTGACGGCGCCGAGCCGGCAGCCGACGGCACGACGCGGCAGATGTTTCGCAAAAAGCTGCGCGAAGGCTTGCTCGACGACAAGGACATCGAGATCGACGTCACCGAAAGCCGCCCGCATCTGGAAATCATGGGCCCCCAGGGCATGGAGGAAATGACCGAGCAACTGCGCAGCATGTTCAGCCAGTTCGGGCAGGACAAGCGCCGCACGCGCAAGCTCAAGATCGCCGAGGCGATGAAACTGCTCACCGACGAAGAGGCCGGCAAGTTGGTCAACGAAGAGGAGATCAAGACCCGGGCACTGGCCAATGCCGAGCAAAACGGCATCGTCTTCATCGACGAAATCGACAAGGTCGCCACGCGCCAGGAAACCAGCGGTGCCGACGTGTCGCGCCAGGGCGTGCAGCGCGATCTGCTGCCGCTGGTCGAGGGCACCACGGTGTCGACCAAGTACGGGATGATCAAGACCGACCACATCCTGTTCATCGCCTCCGGGGCCTTTCACCTGTCGCGGCCCAGCGACCTGATTCCCGAGTTGCAGGGGCGCTTTCCGATCCGGGTCGAGCTCGAATCGCTGTCGGTGCAGGACTTCGAGGCGATTTTGACCCAGACCCACGCCTCGCTGGTCAAGCAATACCAGGCCCTGCTGGCGACCGAAGACGTGACGCTGGCGTTCGTGCCGCAAGGCATCACGCGGCTGGCGTGCATCGCTTTCGAGGTCAACGAGCGCACCGAGAACATCGGCGCGCGCCGCCTGTCCACCGTGATGGAGCGGCTGCTCGACGAGGTCAGTTTCGACGCCACGCGGCTGTCGGGCCAGACGGTCACCATCGATGAGGGCTATGTGGACCAGCGTCTGCAGCAGCTCAGCCTGAACGAGGATCTGTCGCGCTACATCTTGTGAGTCCTGCCGGCTCCCAAGCTGAGACATCACTTTGACAAACTGATGTAAGGACTTACTTATCAACGGCATTTTTTTACGCCCCCCTGCACAGGGGCGGCCAAGTCGTTGATTTCAATACAAAAATTTGTTGGGCACGCTGTTGTCCGGTCGGTTTTTCCTGCTACAGTGCAAAAAAGTGCAATTAAGTGGAAAAAAGTGCCCCAGACCCTCTATATGGGCCTTGGAGGAAGTCAACCGAATCGGGAATGCAGTCCGTGTTTCAAGGTGCCTCGTCGCTCAGCCTGGATGCGAAGGGTCGGCTGTCCGTGCCGACCCGGCACCGTGACGTCCTGGTGGCCACCGCCGCCGGACTGCTGACCATCACCCGGCACCCGCACGGCTGTCTGATGCTCTTTCCCCGCCCTGAGTGGGAGAAGTTCCGCGAGCGCATCGCCGAATTGCCAATGTCCGCCCAATGGTGGAAGCGCATCTTCCTGGGCAATGCGATGGATGTGGAGATCGATGCCACGGGCCGGGTGTTGATCTCGCCCGAATTGCGCCAGGCCGCCGGCATTGCCAAAGACACCATGCTGCTGGGCATGGGCCGGCATTTCGAGCTGTGGGACAAGGCCAGCTACGAAGCGCAGGAAGCCCAAGCGATGCAAGGCGCGATGCCTGATGTCTTCAAGGACTTCTCCTTTTGAGGCGCGCCGTGTCATCCGCCCCGTGCCACACCACCGTCTTGCGCGAGCCAGCCGTCGATGCGCTGCTGGCGCGCGCCGGGCCTGCGCCGGCGGGCACCTGGGTGGATGCGACCTTCGGGCGCGGCGGGCACACGCGCCTGATCCTGTGCCGGCTGGGGCCGCAGGGGCGGCTCGTGGCCTTCGACAAGGACCCCGAGGCCATCGCCGAAGCAATGCGCATCACCGATGCGCGTTTTTCCATCCGGCACCAGGGTTTTGGCCAGTTGGGGCAGTTGCCCGCCGGCAGTCTCGCCGGGGTGTTGATGGATCTGGGGGTGAGTTCGCCCCAGATCGACAGCCCCGAGCGGGGTTTCAGTTTCCGTTTCGACGGCCCGCTGGACATGCGCATGGACACCACGCGCGGCCTCAGCGCAGCCGATTGGCTCGCCACGGCCGACGCCGGGCAGATTGCGCAGGTGCTACGTGACTACGGTGAAGAACGGTTTGCTGGCCTCATTGCAAAGGCGATTGTTGCGCGGCGCCAGGCCCGAGGGCCACTGGCGCGCACCGCCGAACTGGCCGATCTCGTGGCTGGCGCGGTCAAGACCCGCGAGCCAGGCCAGAACCCGGCCACGCGCACCTTTCAGGCTCTTCGGATTTTCATCAACGCCGAGCTTGAAGAACTGCAACAGGCGTTAGCGGCCAGCCTCCTGGTGCTACAACCCGGTGGCCGGTTGGTGGTGCTCAGCTTTCACTCGCTGGAAGACCGCATCGTCAAGCAGTTCATCGCCAGGCATTCGCGCCAGCCGTTTGATCGCCGGGTGCCGTTTGCCGCACCGCAGGCCATGCAACTGCTGGCGCTGGCGCGTGTGCGGCCCGACGCCGCCGAAGTGGCGGCCAACCCGCGCGCGCGCAGCGCAATCATGCGCGTGGCCGAGCGCACGCAGGCACACGGGGCCGAGCGCTCCGATATGCGCCGGGCCGAACGCCCCGATGCGCGCCGGGCCGAACATGGCGAGGTCTTGCCGCCATGACCCGCTTGAACCTGGTGCTGCTGCTGACGGTGCTGGCCAGTGCACTCTATCTGGTGCACATCCAGTACGAGTCGCGCCGGCTGTTCACCGCGCTCGACCGTGCCCACACCCAGGCGCTCCGTCTGGAGACCGAGCACCAGCGCCTGCAAGTGGAAAAGCGCGCGCAGGCCACGTCGCTGCGGATCGAAAAAATGGCCCGTGGCCCGCTGAACATGCGGCTGGTCACGCCCGCGATCACCCGCTATGTGTCCGACCCGCAAGGGATGGCGCCGGGCGCCGGCTCCACCTTTGCGTCCGAAGGTGCGCAGCCATGAGCCGCAGCGTGCTCTACACCTTGAGCCCGTTGCTGGCCAGCAAGACGCCGGTATGGCGCAGCAAGCTCATCGTGGCGCTGATTGCGCTGGGCTTTGTCGGGCTGGGCGCGCGCGCGGCCCATGTGCAGGTGTTCGACAATGCCTTCTTCCAGCGCCAGGGCGAGGTGCGCTTTGCCCGCACACTGGCGTTGCCCGCCAACCGCGGCCGAATTTTGGATCGCAACGGCCTGCTCCTGGCTTCCAGCGTTCCTGCGGCCAGCATCTGGGCCATCCCCGAAGACGTGCTCCAGGACAGCCCCGCAGACCGCGCCAAGCTCGGGCAGTTGGCCGGGTTGCTGGACATGCCGCAGGCCGAATTGCAGAAAAAGCTGGCCGATGAGGACAAGAGCTTTGTCTGGATCAAGCGCCAACTCGACTGGGAGCAGGGCCAGCGCATTGCCGCGCTCGACATCAAGGGCATCTACCAGCGCAAGGAATACAAGCGCCAATACCCCGAGGGCGAGGCCGCCGCCCATGTGGTCGGCTTTACCAATGTGGAGGACCAGGGCCAGGAAGGGGTGGAACTGGCCTTCGACGCGCTGCTGGCCGGCAAGGCCGGCTCGCGCCGCGTGATCAAGGACCGGTTCGGCCGCGTGGTCGAAGGCGTGGGCGAAACCATGCCCCCGGTCGATGGCCGCGACATGCAGTTGTCGATCGACAGCAAGGTGCAGTTTTTTGCCTACCAGAAACTGCGCGATCAGGTCATGGCCCACAAGGCCAAGGCCGGCAGCGTGGTGGTGCTCGACGCCCATACCGGCGAGGTGCTGGCACTGGCCAATTACCCGAGCTACCTGCCCGAGCAGCGCCAGGGCCTGAGCGGCGAGCAACTGCGCAACCGCGCGCTGACCGACGTGTTCGAGCCCGGCTCGACGATCAAGCCGTTCACCGTCGGCCTGGCGCTGGACAGCGGCCGCGTGCGCCCCGAGACCATCGTCGACACCAGCCCGGGGCGCACCACGGTCACCGGCTTGACCATCTCCGACACGCACAACTACGGCCTGCTCACGGTCGAGGGGGTGATACAGAAGTCGAGCAACGTCGGCGTGACCAAGATCGCAATGCAGATGCCGGCGCGCGAGATGTGGGAGACCTTCTCGGCCGCCGGCTTCGGGCAAAAGCCGCAACTGCGCTTTCCCGGCGTGGTGACCGGGCGGCTGCGCCCGTACAAAAGCTGGCGCCCGATCGAGCAGGCCACCATGGCCTATGGCTACGGCCTGTCGGCCAGCCTGTTCCAGATGGCGCGCTCGTACACCGTGTTTGCCAACGCAGGCCGGGTGATTCCGGCCACGATACTCAAGAGCGACGCAGCCGCCGTGGGCGTGCCGGTGTTCTCCGAACGCACGGCGACCCAAGTGCGCAAGATGCTGCAAATG from the Verminephrobacter eiseniae EF01-2 genome contains:
- the dksA gene encoding RNA polymerase-binding protein DksA — translated: MKADTSPSKGAAKASPAAAKSAPAAPQAAAKTPAKAAATTPKASAAAPAVLQAGSQVPVRTTRPSARLAQLTVPSMAQTVASTAAKASYRHSMPTTAQAQPTYMAIKKDPKLAHHWKTKSAQELTDAEVMAMPDSEYMNDKQMAFFRIKLTQLKQDIHNSAGETTEHLREDTVVVPDPADRATIEEEHALELRTRDRERKLLKKIEQSIARIDAGNYGYCDETGEPIGVARLIARPTATLSLEAQQRRELKQKMFGD
- the rsmH gene encoding 16S rRNA (cytosine(1402)-N(4))-methyltransferase RsmH, producing the protein MSSAPCHTTVLREPAVDALLARAGPAPAGTWVDATFGRGGHTRLILCRLGPQGRLVAFDKDPEAIAEAMRITDARFSIRHQGFGQLGQLPAGSLAGVLMDLGVSSPQIDSPERGFSFRFDGPLDMRMDTTRGLSAADWLATADAGQIAQVLRDYGEERFAGLIAKAIVARRQARGPLARTAELADLVAGAVKTREPGQNPATRTFQALRIFINAELEELQQALAASLLVLQPGGRLVVLSFHSLEDRIVKQFIARHSRQPFDRRVPFAAPQAMQLLALARVRPDAAEVAANPRARSAIMRVAERTQAHGAERSDMRRAERPDARRAEHGEVLPP
- the hslV gene encoding ATP-dependent protease subunit HslV, whose product is MDSLQNHPVFHGTTILSVRRQTPQGVQVAIGGDGQVTLGAIVVKGTARKVRKLHHGKVLAGFAGATADAFTLFERFEAKLDKHQGHLVRSAIELTKDWRTDRVLRRLEAMLAVADQESSLIITGNGDVLEPEQGIIAIGSGGAYANAAAKALLNHTDLSAADIVKQALEIAGELCIYTNMHHTIETL
- a CDS encoding CobW family GTP-binding protein encodes the protein MSLIPVTILTGFLGSGKTTLLKRLLSEAHGQKIAVIENEFGAENIDTDILVTESKEQIVQMNNGCICCTIREDLRATLQLLASKKRQGLLDFERIVIETTGLADPGPVAQTFFMDDEVAQSCLIDAIITLVDAKHATGQLNDRQEARRQVGFADQIFLSKTDLVSAEETRALIQRLKHMNPRAPIQAVHFGAVPIGQVLDLRGFNLHAKLDIDPDFLSEQDAHGHGHEHEHEHHEHAHGAHCDHPSHQHGGPGHHHHDDDVKSFVFRSERPFDPARLEDFLGAMVNVYGPRMLRYKGVLQMKGTDRKVIFQGVHQLMGSDLGPQWADGEARTSKMVFIGIDLPRDIFLQGLEQSLV
- the mraZ gene encoding division/cell wall cluster transcriptional repressor MraZ; amino-acid sequence: MFQGASSLSLDAKGRLSVPTRHRDVLVATAAGLLTITRHPHGCLMLFPRPEWEKFRERIAELPMSAQWWKRIFLGNAMDVEIDATGRVLISPELRQAAGIAKDTMLLGMGRHFELWDKASYEAQEAQAMQGAMPDVFKDFSF
- a CDS encoding STAS domain-containing protein, translated to MSKEESAPAGGLLSKVVRFVRHPTVDWGELDAAPDDKESPYSKQMLKEMIERKRNNDFVRRREFDQLRKLRQREQHGQRIEDPAARPSFFQSSVIAPEERAEERADERAVTLKKIDEIEAQMSQQWWKSKHDPEDEPHSPQAYMPTVSADLEALRAGAARSSAGASRSPAGVTGASRPPASAARPPAGHAGASHRPEHHDGAAYLPTIPAGLIDLPEPKPAPEPLMFDGELDFGGPAAAAPRSAGRRPDKPSLPPPAATPPAPAPPAQEFVHDPDLEEAAIRFANGDHAGTETGLLEVLAQRQQDTPEQQLGIWMTLFDLYRAIGQHDRFDNLSIDFAARYSRSAPLWFSMPGQLGLVVEQPNAAAVVMRHDFHWNAPATLAVSSVAALHASLMRAASPWALSWARLTSIDEAAVPLLADHLGQWADREGQFVITGVEKLNALLRAKTPSGERSGNPEWWRLRMAALRLMGLADEFELVALEYCVTYEVSPPSWVAPRCAYSDNEGVTSGTPAQPADGTLQEALDMQAAGSASPAAQDGDNPPVARLSGHVDGDATHLLEPMQQFMRPGVPFTIACDKLIRMDFTAAGSVLNWAAEQQSGGHVVQFRDLQRLVAIFFNVIGIDAHAWVIPRKD
- a CDS encoding peptidoglycan D,D-transpeptidase FtsI family protein — translated: MSRSVLYTLSPLLASKTPVWRSKLIVALIALGFVGLGARAAHVQVFDNAFFQRQGEVRFARTLALPANRGRILDRNGLLLASSVPAASIWAIPEDVLQDSPADRAKLGQLAGLLDMPQAELQKKLADEDKSFVWIKRQLDWEQGQRIAALDIKGIYQRKEYKRQYPEGEAAAHVVGFTNVEDQGQEGVELAFDALLAGKAGSRRVIKDRFGRVVEGVGETMPPVDGRDMQLSIDSKVQFFAYQKLRDQVMAHKAKAGSVVVLDAHTGEVLALANYPSYLPEQRQGLSGEQLRNRALTDVFEPGSTIKPFTVGLALDSGRVRPETIVDTSPGRTTVTGLTISDTHNYGLLTVEGVIQKSSNVGVTKIAMQMPAREMWETFSAAGFGQKPQLRFPGVVTGRLRPYKSWRPIEQATMAYGYGLSASLFQMARSYTVFANAGRVIPATILKSDAAAVGVPVFSERTATQVRKMLQMAAGPGGTGQKAQTVGYSVGGKSGTARKQVGKNYASGKYRAWFTGMAPIDQPRIIVAVMIDEPGNGQFYGGAVAAPVFSSVVQQTLRMLGVPPDQAVKPQIVAHVQEPL
- the hslU gene encoding ATP-dependent protease ATPase subunit HslU produces the protein MTSMTPQEIVSELDKHIVGQSSAKRAVAIALRNRWRRQQVQGSLRQEITPKNILMIGPTGVGKTEIARRLAKLADAPFIKVEATKFTEVGYVGKDVDSIIRDLADMAVKQTRESEMKKVRARAEDAAEDRILDVLIPPPRGADGAEPAADGTTRQMFRKKLREGLLDDKDIEIDVTESRPHLEIMGPQGMEEMTEQLRSMFSQFGQDKRRTRKLKIAEAMKLLTDEEAGKLVNEEEIKTRALANAEQNGIVFIDEIDKVATRQETSGADVSRQGVQRDLLPLVEGTTVSTKYGMIKTDHILFIASGAFHLSRPSDLIPELQGRFPIRVELESLSVQDFEAILTQTHASLVKQYQALLATEDVTLAFVPQGITRLACIAFEVNERTENIGARRLSTVMERLLDEVSFDATRLSGQTVTIDEGYVDQRLQQLSLNEDLSRYIL
- the ftsL gene encoding cell division protein FtsL, translated to MTRLNLVLLLTVLASALYLVHIQYESRRLFTALDRAHTQALRLETEHQRLQVEKRAQATSLRIEKMARGPLNMRLVTPAITRYVSDPQGMAPGAGSTFASEGAQP